In Caloenas nicobarica isolate bCalNic1 chromosome 27, bCalNic1.hap1, whole genome shotgun sequence, one DNA window encodes the following:
- the MISP gene encoding mitotic interactor and substrate of PLK1 — protein MDRVTRHLVFQLPQTSQRHDGGDAAQAGSLAAHRADSDDDVFGSTRHSSHRVENGYGWKTRAQSPSNFLDGGKDVWTPSPDRESKLEVVRSGSLYDLRAYRGERKPSKLYDEDEQEQPRVPPPNISPEKARELEDERREIIRSQALRKSSTTAERWSSLDELSSIAAGSGEGRRTGSFTTRFSLCFDKPPSGRAATPVDPENIDTEQINFSAARQQFLMLEKNSPGSFFSPGQQPMSPKPESVTKVSQQEWHSPEMATKAARGYGSAGAPSQSRTDKTVYQVYSVSYKTPVKDEVYAPRRADTERSYSTRKTSGLAKASSRDDLDSGLGEMYNEGNAGYASDGSMSNEVFNGLVDLKTSSNGLDKETKISNETPIEREIRMAMEREENLWKERGIQRLTSSSELVEIQTKPLLSMHSSPGPGRKAKDKGRASLYVRREIEQETKREEDLKRQGRLLGTYDRGTQQELDERRRVFEQEDAAPQAPTPGRRADEQWSWAKETTAEQPTSHGPHAAEDTKGGRSLPSYAVSAVRFQASPPRFATSEKSREQAPLSQHGPASASTRGREDSWGGRLPSSTPSPGTAVLPREYFFLPFWKPKLSFVDDMGTPQPLRREDGREDQYRLRTWKPQTSALIEEEIRSDLQREEELQEQRRRRQLLDGDSQVSGDGVPQDGSRSRHSSAASGVSGSYSVSGSPVSGPAPHQAGILGLISSFTPLRVAGPSQGSTETLDPDSARSSPFEEWRRRVKEEGKYAGIEPIDKINTEVVESTRVTRHKSAMAQRWEAGQYVRDED, from the exons ATGGACAGGGTCACCAGGCACCTGGTCTTCCAGCTCCCGCAGACCTCGCAGCGGCACGACGGCGGCGATGCTGCCCAGGCCGGCTCGCTTGCAGCGCACAGGGCTGACAGCGATGACGACGTGTTTGGCTCCACTCGACACAGCAGCCACAGGGTGGAAAATGGCTACGGCTGGAAAACAAGGGCACAGTCACCCTCAAATTTCCTGGACGGCGGAAAAGATGTCTGGACCCCGTCCCCAGACAGGGAGTCCAAGCTGGAGGTGGTGAGGTCGGGAAGCTTGTACGACCTCAGGGCTTACAGAGGCGAGAGGAAGCCCTCGAAGCTTTACGATGAGGATGAGCAGGAACAGCCCAGGGTCCCCCCACCCAACATCTCGCCCGAGAAAGCCAGGGAGCTGGAGGATGAGCGGAGGGAGATCATCCGGAGCCAGGCGCTGAGGAAGAGCTCCACCACGGCCGAGCGCTGGAGCTCCCTGGACGAGCTGAGCTCCATCGCCGCTGGCTCGGGCGAGGGCAGGCGCACGGGCAGCTTCACCACCAGATTCTCCCTTTGCTTCGACAAGCCTCCCTCGGGGAGGGCAGCGACGCCTGTCGACCCTGAAAACATTGACACGGAGCAGATCAACTTCTCTGCTGCTCGGCAACAGTTCCTGATGCTGGAAAAGAACAGCCCGGGCTCTTTCTTCAGCCCAGGGCAACAGCCCATGTCTCCAAAGCCAGAGTCAGTGACAAAAGTCTCTCAGCAAGAGTGGCACAGCCCCGAGATGGCCACGAAGGCTGCAAGAGGTTACGGTAGTGCCGGTGCACCCAGCCAGAGCAGGACGGACAAGACTGTTTATCAGGTTTACAGCGTGTCCTACAAGACACCCGTGAAGGATGAGGTTTATGCTCCCAGAAGGGCTGATACTGAAAGGTCATATTCCACCAGGAAAACCTCCGGCTTGGCCAAAGCATCTTCCCGAGACGACCTGGACTCCGGCTTGGGTGAGATGTATAACGAAGGCAACGCAGGCTACGCCAGCGATGGCAGCATGTCCAACGAGGTCTTCAACGGCCTCGTGGATCTGAAGACCAGCAGCAATGGCCTGGACAAGGAGACAAAGATCAGCAACGAGACACCCATTGAGCGGGAGATCCGCATGGCgatggagagggaggagaacctgTGGAAGGAGCGGGGGATCCAGCGGCTGACCTCCAGCAGCGAGCTGGTGGAGATCCAGACCAAGCCGCTGCTCTCCATGCAcagctcccccggccccggcagGAAAGCGAAGGACAAAGGCCGCGCTTCCCTTTACGTCCGGAGGGAAATCGAGCAGGAAACCAAGCGCGAGGAAGATCTGAAGAGGCAAGGGAGGCTGCTGGGGACGTATGACAGGGGGAcgcagcaggagctggacgAGCGCAGGAGGGTGTTCGAGCAGGAGGACGCGGCCCCGCAGGCGCCCACCCCGGGCAGGAGGGCAGACGAGCAGTGGAGCTGGGCTAAGGAGACCACAGCGGAGCAGCCCACAAGCCACGGTCCCCATGCTGCAGAAGACACCAAGGGTGGGAGAAGCCTCCCCAGCTACGCAGTGAGCGCCGTGCGCTTCCAGGCGTCCCCGCCGCGCTTTGCCACCAGTGAGAAGAGCCGGGAGCAGGCGCCGCTGTCCCAGCACGGTCCTGCCAGCGCCAGCACACGGGGCAGAGAGGATTCCTGGGGAGGAAGGCTCCCCAGCTCCACGCCGAGCCCCGGCACAGCCGTCCTGCCCAGGGAGTACTTCTTCCTGCCCTTCTGGAAGCCCAAGCTCTCCTTCGTGGATGACATGGGGACGCCGCAGCCGCTGCGGAGGGAGGACGGCCGGGAGGACCAGTACCGGCTCAGGACCTGGAAGCCGCAGACGTCGGCGCTGATTGAGGAGGAGATCCGGAGCGACCTGCAGCgggaagaggagctgcaggagcagcggcggcggcggcagctgcTGGATGGCGACTCCCAGGTCAGCGGGGATGGCGTTCCCCAGGACGGCTCCCGCTCCCGGCACAGCTCCG CTGCCTCAGGTGTCAGCGGCAGCTACTCGGTGTCCGGGTCCCCCGTCTCCGGTCCAGCCCCGCACCAGGCGGGGATCCTGGGGCTGATCTCGTCCTTCACCCCGCTGAGAGTGGCCGGTCCCTCCCAGGGCAGCACGGAGACCCTCGACCCCGACTCGGCTCGTTCCAGCCCCTTCGAGGagtggaggaggagggtgaaggaggaaggaaag TACGCAGGCATTGAACCCATTGACAAGATCAACACGGAG GTTGTGGAAAGCACCAGGGTGACTCGTCACAAGAGCGCCATGGCCCAGCGCTGGGAGGCCGGGCAGTATGTCAGGGACGAGGACTGA
- the LOC135999273 gene encoding uncharacterized protein KIAA1958-like: MGGDSPPPRVGALAPVAKPIGCKRDEGRGGAPVRGAIRAGRGLRARPRRHVGYGQGSRALGAVAISTSFTEVISNTFLQSESVGDGRSGDTRSLCADLSKLVTWAHSHGTICNQIPALETAQNAGCPSKENSMLWMCGVGHAYHWQCGQLCIRSREENEAVEKRKRSVFSEASSREANLDEKRFRMTPSFERAKADAVSTGSCSRSPGVTQQKDNTVYIIHDEPPSRENKKNSKSTKSCSAAERHLSVSGGEVKTDRRKVKLESNEDLQIITDEEQGVSDEGDQGDRIKQNILSESPIKGVTAEVDLQMHRSQRVAFNKPTAIQASCCAPTGVLTCPVSDQESPRPAPLNPETSRARNSSGSAKLKECVKAVPVSNTEAKAQLEPPVSVTFFEFEAAVDVQQQLQLSPPEHGTPGAGVRGNVTENPAGESEPSGSGHAARPAASRCSDEPPAASNENVVKKWKKKRNRSAGDIKIFKDWLVSHCPSETREIYKLPPEDLDNYLASFYTSAKRQNGTDFSPGSLHFLQSSIERYLKDHNYEYSVIKGREFRASQEALKLKHQHLSQKEKEGEWSTLENLTDEDVESLRKRGLLSKMHPQGFLHLVFTTIIRGFGASTHTQSHNLYWGQLVLKKEGELEYLEWRDDLSAEANPGAPGPRLFARPDSVGDCPVADYKEYSKRRPQDMLHDYDPLYLTPKPLCSIWDQTWYCRKSLTRAKMEKILKVIIQQVKGTMKKSNK, encoded by the exons ATGGGCGGGGACAGCCCGCCTCCGAGGGTTGGCGCCCTGGCGCCCGTCGCGAAGCCTATTGGCTGCAAGCGGGAtgaggggcggggcggagcgccGGTGCGCGGCGCGATTCG CGCGGGCCGGGGTCTgcgggcgcggccccgccgccatgTTGGCTACGGGCAGGGAAGCCGCGCGCTCGGGGCCGTTGCCATCTCGA CCTCTTTCACTGAAGTCATCTCCAACACGTTTTTACAGAGCGAGAGTGTCGGTGACGGCAGGAGCGGCGACACCAGGTCACTTTGCGCAGATCTCTCCAAGCTGGTGACCTGGGCGCACAGTCATGGGACCATCTGCAATCAGATCCCGGCCTTGGAAACGGCGCAGAACGCGGGTTGTCCCAGTAAGGAGAATTCCATGCTGTGGATGTGCGGGGTTGGACACGCGTATCACTGGCAGTGTGGACAATTATGCAtcagaagcagagaagagaatgaagctgtagaaaagagaaaaaggtcaGTATTTTCTGAGGCTTCGTCAAGGGAAGCTAATTTAGATGAAAAGAGGTTCAGGATGACCCCATCTTTCGAGAGGGCTAAAGCAGACGCTGTTAGCACAGGATCGTGTAGCAGATCTCCAGGGGTCACTCAGCAGAAAGACAACACAGTCTACATAATACATGATGAACCACCatccagagaaaataaaaaaaatagcaaatccACTAAATCATGCTCTGCAGCGGAGCGGCATTTGTCCGTATCTGGTGGTGAAGTCAAAACTGACAGACGTAAGGTGAAGCTAGAAAGCAACGAAGATCTACAAATCATCACTGATGAAGAACAGGGAGTATCAGATGAAGGTGACCAAGGAGACAGAATCAAACAGAATATTCTGTCAGAATCACCGATTAAAGGTGTGACTGCTGAGGTAGATTTGCAGATGCATCGCAGTCAGAGGGTGGCGTTTAACAAGCCAACAGCCATCCAAGCATCGTGCTGTGCCCCCACAGGAGTCCTGACATGCCCTGTCAGCGATCAGGAGAGCCCGAGGCCAGCTCCTCTGAATCCTGAAACTTCTAGAGCAAGAAATTCCTCTGGGTCAGCAAAACTGAAAGAGTGTGTCAAAGCTGTTCCTGTCTCCAACACTGAAGCAAAGGCCCAACTTGAGCCACCCGTCTCCGTGACGTTCTTTGAGTTTGAAGCCGCAGTGGATGTCCAGCAGCAACTCCAGCTCAGCCCTCCCGAGCATGGGACGCCTGGTGCGGGTGTGAGGGGAAACGTCACTGAAAACCCCGCTGGGGAGAGTGAACCATCAGGCTCTGGGCACGCAGCCCGTCCTGCAGCCTCGCGGTGCTCAGACGAGCCACCTGCAGCATCAAACGAGA ATGTGGtgaagaagtggaagaaaaagagaaaccgTAGTGCTGGCGATATAAAAATTTTCAAGGACTGGCTGGTTTCGCACTGCCCTTCTGAGACGCGCGAGATCTATAAGCTGCCACCCGAAGACCTTGATAATTACCTGGCCTCGTTCTACACGTCTGCAAAGAGACAGAATGGCACAGATTTCTCCCCCGGTTCCTTGCACTTCCTTCAGAGCAGCATCGAGAGATACCTCAAGGATCACAACTACGAGTACAGCGTGATTAAAGGGCGGGAATTCAGGGCATCTCAGGAAGCCTTGAAACTAAAGCATCAGCACCTGTctcaaaaggagaaagagggagagtgGAGCACTTTGGAGAACCTGACAGATGAAGATGTGGAAAGTCTTCGGAAGCGGGGACTTTTAAGTAAGATGCACCCTCAGGGCTTTTTACACCTCGTGTTCACAACGATCAtcagggggtttggggcaaGTACCCACACTCAGAGCCACAATCTGTACTGGGGCCAACTGGTGctgaagaaggagggggagcTGGAGTACTTGGAGTGGAGGGATGACCTGAGCGCAGAGGCGAACCCGGGGGCGCCAGGGCCGCGTCTCTTCGCCAGGCCAGACAGCGTGGGGGACTGTCCGGTCGCGGACTACAAGGAGTACTCCAAGCGGAGGCCGCAGGACATGCTCCACGACTACGACCCGCTCTACCTGACTCCCAAGCCCCTCTGCTCCATCTGGGACCAGACCTGGTACTGCAGGAAGTCACTGACAAGAGCCAAAATGGAGAAGATCTTGAAAGTTATTATCCAGCAAGTGAAAGGAACCATGAAGAAGTCCAATAAATAA